Proteins encoded together in one Streptomyces sp. B1I3 window:
- a CDS encoding 5-carboxymethyl-2-hydroxymuconate Delta-isomerase encodes MPQITVDYSAELDDSFDRRGFALALHPLVAETVSTEVPACKTRFHRAEESVVGDAPAGDCVVNVSIAMLPGRAPETKARLTQAVLELLAGHLKPVDGLTVHASAEVRDLDASYRKD; translated from the coding sequence ATGCCGCAGATCACCGTCGACTACTCCGCCGAGCTCGACGACAGCTTCGACCGCCGCGGCTTCGCCCTCGCCCTGCACCCGCTCGTCGCCGAGACGGTGTCGACCGAGGTCCCCGCCTGCAAGACCCGGTTCCACCGGGCCGAGGAGTCCGTCGTCGGTGACGCCCCGGCGGGCGACTGTGTCGTGAACGTCTCGATCGCGATGCTGCCCGGCCGGGCCCCCGAGACCAAGGCACGTCTGACACAAGCCGTCCTGGAACTGCTGGCCGGGCACCTGAAGCCCGTGGACGGTCTCACCGTCCACGCCTCGGCCGAGGTCAGGGACCTGGACGCGTCCTACCGGAAGGACTGA
- a CDS encoding TetR/AcrR family transcriptional regulator — protein sequence MTTGERRRMGVDERRQQLLGVALELFSHRSPDDVSIDEIAAAAGISRPLVYHYFPGKQSLYEAALARAADELAGRFLEPHEGPLGGRLLRVMGRFFDFVEEHGPGFAALLRGGPAGGSSTANALIDGVRQAAYEQIVAHLGVETPPARLELVVRSWVSLAESTAQLWLDGKRIARAELELQLVHDFAALAAVSAAYDQEMAGIMLRVFAQEPPDGPFGELLARLSVLAPAAPAQRLPQSFR from the coding sequence ATGACGACCGGTGAGCGGCGCAGGATGGGCGTCGACGAGCGCAGGCAGCAGTTGCTCGGCGTCGCGCTGGAGCTGTTCAGCCACCGTTCGCCCGACGACGTGTCGATCGACGAGATCGCGGCGGCCGCCGGTATCTCGCGTCCGCTCGTCTACCACTACTTCCCGGGGAAGCAGAGCCTGTACGAGGCGGCGCTCGCGCGGGCCGCCGACGAGCTGGCCGGCCGCTTCCTGGAACCGCACGAAGGTCCTCTGGGGGGACGGCTGTTGCGGGTGATGGGCCGGTTCTTCGACTTCGTGGAGGAGCACGGCCCCGGCTTCGCCGCGCTGTTGCGGGGAGGTCCGGCAGGCGGCTCCTCCACGGCCAACGCCCTGATCGACGGGGTACGGCAGGCCGCGTACGAGCAGATCGTCGCGCATCTCGGGGTCGAGACACCCCCCGCGCGACTGGAGCTGGTCGTGCGGTCCTGGGTGTCACTGGCGGAGTCGACGGCCCAGCTCTGGCTGGACGGGAAGCGGATCGCGCGCGCCGAGCTGGAGTTGCAGCTGGTCCACGACTTCGCGGCGCTGGCCGCCGTCAGCGCCGCGTACGACCAGGAGATGGCGGGGATCATGCTGCGGGTCTTCGCCCAGGAACCCCCGGACGGCCCCTTCGGCGAGCTGCTGGCGCGGCTCTCCGTGCTGGCGCCCGCCGCCCCGGCCCAGCGGCTTCCTCAGTCCTTCCGGTAG